In a single window of the Terriglobus roseus genome:
- a CDS encoding efflux RND transporter permease subunit, with the protein MWLVRLALNRPYTFVVLALLLFLITPVAMLQTPVDIFPSIDIPVVSVIWTYTGLPPQEMADRITSVYERVLTTTVGDIEHVESQSLNGVSVIKVFLQPGGSVDAAIAQLTASGQTVLKQLPPGVTPPFILRYSASTVPILQLGLAGNGFSEQQLNDFGNNFIRPQLATVPGAAVPNPFGGKVRQVMVDIDLHRLQSKGLSAVDVVNAIQAQNVILPSGTAKIGTTEYNVGLNGSPDTVDAIGRFPIRTAPDGGTIFINDVAHVRDGFAVQQNIVKQDGQRGALLTIERSGRTSTLAVVAGVKAALPSIAATLPKSLVIKPMSDQSMFVKASLMGVVREGVIAGVLTSVMILLFIGSWRSTLIIAVSIPLAIVTSLLLLSALGQTINVMTLGGLALAVGVLVDDATVEIENTQRNLALSKPLRQAILDGAQEIAMPAFVSTLCISIVFVPMFFLSGVAGYLFLPLAEAVVFALCASYFYSRTIIPTLVSFLLPAEVKQKQGGQGPGWFAKTHRAIDRGFEGLKSNYARLLGACIARRTIFLAGALFFFLASLSIVPFLGEDFFPAADAGQIRLHLRAKTGTRLEETARLVDQVEREISSVIPPTELSGTLDNIGLPTSGINLAYSNNGFIGNADAELLISLTAKHHPTRHYVKVLRERLPLRFPGTDFSFEPADIVAQTLNFGVPAPIDIQIVGPDQLSNFAVASRIAAQVRNVPGAVDVRVQQAVDQPRLQLTLDRNRLQRMGLTERDVAGDVLVALSSSFQTAPNFWLSPKNGVAYSIAVQAPQYTVHSLDSLHSIPVAAVGTSTSQLLSNLSTMSRFSEAAVVSHYDVQPVMEVFASTQGRDLGAVATDIARITKQISGSLPRGSKLVTRGQVVTMQSSLHDLFLGLAFSVVLVYCLLVVNFQSWAQGLIIIAALPAALAGICWMLLLSRTSLSVPALMGTIMSVGVATSNSVLVITFANERFVATGDSVSAAIEAGQTRLRPVIMTALAMVMGMIPMALGLGDGGEQNAPLGRAVIGGLLFATAGTLFFVPTVFSAIQRPRPVPGAPPTGLTQNGGF; encoded by the coding sequence ATGTGGCTTGTACGTCTCGCGCTGAATCGTCCCTACACCTTCGTTGTGCTTGCCTTGCTTCTTTTTCTCATTACACCCGTCGCGATGTTGCAGACGCCCGTGGACATCTTTCCTTCCATTGACATCCCCGTTGTAAGTGTCATCTGGACTTACACCGGACTGCCACCGCAGGAGATGGCGGATCGCATCACATCCGTTTACGAGCGAGTGCTTACAACGACGGTTGGCGACATTGAGCACGTGGAGTCGCAGTCTCTCAATGGCGTGTCGGTCATCAAAGTATTTCTTCAACCCGGTGGCAGCGTCGATGCCGCCATTGCACAGCTCACTGCAAGTGGACAGACGGTACTGAAGCAATTGCCGCCCGGTGTTACGCCTCCGTTCATCCTGCGTTACAGTGCATCGACGGTGCCAATTTTGCAGCTGGGTCTGGCGGGCAACGGCTTCTCGGAGCAGCAGTTGAATGACTTCGGCAATAACTTTATTCGTCCTCAACTTGCAACGGTGCCGGGGGCGGCGGTCCCCAATCCTTTCGGCGGTAAGGTGCGGCAGGTGATGGTCGACATTGACCTGCACAGACTTCAGTCGAAAGGACTCTCTGCGGTCGATGTGGTTAACGCGATCCAGGCTCAGAACGTGATCCTGCCCTCAGGCACGGCGAAGATTGGTACGACGGAATACAACGTTGGGTTGAATGGATCACCGGATACGGTGGACGCTATCGGAAGATTTCCGATTCGCACCGCACCAGATGGCGGCACCATCTTCATCAATGATGTCGCACACGTCCGCGACGGCTTTGCGGTGCAACAGAACATTGTGAAGCAGGATGGTCAACGAGGGGCACTGCTCACCATCGAGCGATCGGGCAGAACGTCGACCCTCGCCGTAGTTGCGGGTGTTAAAGCGGCGCTTCCGTCCATCGCAGCAACGCTGCCGAAGTCGCTGGTGATCAAGCCGATGTCTGACCAATCGATGTTTGTGAAGGCATCGCTGATGGGCGTGGTTCGTGAGGGAGTGATCGCAGGCGTGCTCACGTCGGTGATGATTCTGCTCTTTATTGGAAGCTGGCGAAGCACGCTGATCATCGCTGTCTCGATACCATTGGCGATCGTCACGTCTCTTTTGTTGCTTAGCGCGCTTGGCCAGACCATCAACGTGATGACGCTCGGCGGATTGGCGCTTGCGGTGGGCGTGCTTGTTGACGATGCGACGGTGGAGATTGAGAACACGCAGCGCAACCTCGCGTTGTCGAAGCCGCTTCGTCAGGCAATTCTGGACGGTGCGCAGGAGATTGCGATGCCCGCGTTCGTCTCCACGCTGTGCATCAGCATTGTCTTCGTTCCCATGTTCTTTCTGTCTGGCGTGGCGGGTTACTTGTTCCTCCCTCTTGCTGAGGCTGTGGTCTTCGCACTTTGCGCTTCCTACTTCTACTCGCGGACGATCATTCCGACACTGGTCAGCTTTCTTTTGCCTGCCGAGGTCAAGCAGAAGCAGGGAGGGCAGGGGCCGGGTTGGTTTGCAAAGACACATCGCGCTATTGACCGTGGTTTCGAAGGGCTCAAGAGTAACTACGCCCGCCTCCTCGGTGCCTGCATCGCCCGACGAACGATCTTCCTGGCTGGCGCACTCTTTTTCTTTCTGGCGAGCCTGTCCATCGTTCCGTTCCTGGGTGAGGACTTCTTTCCAGCTGCCGATGCGGGACAGATTCGACTGCACCTTCGGGCGAAGACAGGCACGCGCCTCGAGGAGACAGCTCGCCTCGTCGACCAGGTGGAACGGGAGATCAGCTCCGTGATTCCTCCGACTGAGCTAAGCGGAACATTGGATAACATTGGCCTTCCAACGAGCGGCATCAATCTGGCTTACAGCAATAACGGTTTCATCGGGAATGCAGACGCAGAACTCTTGATTTCGCTGACCGCCAAGCACCATCCCACACGACATTATGTGAAGGTGTTACGGGAACGCCTGCCATTGAGGTTCCCGGGCACGGACTTCTCCTTTGAACCGGCGGACATTGTTGCGCAGACACTCAACTTTGGCGTTCCTGCCCCGATCGATATTCAGATCGTGGGCCCGGACCAGCTGAGCAATTTCGCCGTTGCCTCGCGTATTGCAGCGCAGGTGCGTAATGTGCCTGGTGCCGTGGATGTTCGCGTGCAGCAGGCGGTCGATCAGCCGAGACTCCAGTTGACCCTCGACCGCAATCGTCTGCAACGCATGGGGCTCACTGAGCGGGACGTAGCCGGGGATGTTCTTGTGGCATTGAGCTCGAGCTTTCAGACGGCACCCAACTTCTGGCTGAGTCCGAAGAATGGTGTCGCGTACAGCATTGCGGTGCAAGCGCCGCAGTACACAGTCCACTCGCTTGATTCACTTCATTCCATCCCCGTGGCTGCGGTGGGGACGTCGACGTCGCAATTGCTCAGCAACCTGTCGACAATGTCTCGCTTTAGTGAGGCGGCTGTCGTCAGTCATTACGATGTGCAACCGGTTATGGAAGTGTTTGCGAGCACGCAGGGACGCGATCTTGGCGCTGTGGCCACAGATATTGCCCGCATCACGAAGCAGATCTCCGGAAGCCTGCCGCGCGGCAGCAAGCTGGTAACCCGAGGCCAAGTGGTCACGATGCAGAGCTCGCTGCATGACCTGTTTCTTGGCCTCGCATTCTCTGTAGTGTTGGTCTACTGCCTGCTGGTCGTGAACTTCCAATCCTGGGCCCAGGGGTTGATCATCATCGCGGCGCTGCCGGCAGCGCTTGCGGGCATCTGCTGGATGCTGCTGTTGTCGCGCACCTCTCTGAGCGTGCCGGCTTTAATGGGCACGATCATGAGCGTGGGTGTCGCAACATCCAACAGTGTCCTTGTCATCACGTTCGCGAATGAGCGCTTCGTCGCCACGGGCGACAGCGTGTCCGCGGCGATTGAAGCGGGGCAGACGCGTCTACGTCCGGTGATCATGACGGCACTTGCAATGGTCATGGGCATGATCCCCATGGCGCTTGGCTTGGGCGATGGAGGCGAACAGAACGCACCGCTGGGACGGGCCGTCATTGGTGGTCTGTTGTTTGCAACGGCCGGC
- a CDS encoding DUF4136 domain-containing protein → MTTPRSFSQYKTYAWGKVKGRDGLWTDRIRRGIDAQLAAKGWERVDTDGDTTLIAFETTKDQPTTQTFYNSFGGGGFGGWGWGGFGGGAGGFGTATTTTEDTKVGTLVVDVFDSKSHKLVWRGRESNDLSNNASHNEKHLTQNLAKMFRKFPPS, encoded by the coding sequence ATGACCACTCCGCGCAGTTTTTCGCAGTACAAGACCTATGCCTGGGGCAAGGTGAAGGGACGCGATGGCCTTTGGACCGATCGCATCAGACGGGGCATTGATGCACAGCTGGCTGCGAAGGGGTGGGAGCGCGTGGATACCGACGGCGACACGACCCTGATCGCATTCGAAACGACAAAGGACCAACCCACCACGCAGACTTTCTATAACAGCTTCGGTGGAGGCGGTTTTGGCGGCTGGGGCTGGGGCGGCTTTGGCGGCGGTGCGGGCGGCTTTGGCACGGCGACCACGACGACCGAGGACACAAAGGTCGGCACACTCGTCGTGGATGTCTTCGACAGCAAGTCGCATAAGTTGGTCTGGCGCGGTAGAGAGAGCAACGACTTGTCTAACAATGCTTCGCATAACGAGAAGCACCTGACCCAGAATCTGGCGAAGATGTTCCGGAAATTCCCACCCTCCTAA
- a CDS encoding sigma-54 interaction domain-containing protein, whose protein sequence is MNTPVGNSSRFQEVLQDVYAVADAQCAVLIQGETGTGKEVIARCVHDFSPRRNGPFVALNCAALPAALLESELFGHERGAFTGAVTQTVGRFLSANGGTLFLDELGDMPLELQPKLLRVLQEQTFERLGSTRSIHADVRIVAATNQDLAQMVEDGRFRADLFYRLSVFPIQLPALRDRAEDIEALCNHFLKRVVAKAGKQHLVIPKELLDALERYHWPGNIRELQNFIERAVIVSSGSVLTPRAAEMRKLVETSGAGTRHTLLGVERDHILQILDKTSWIIGGPRGAAARLGLPRTTLISKMQRLGIERSGDIDIGRMALSGGARLNSSFA, encoded by the coding sequence ATGAATACACCTGTGGGGAATAGTTCACGCTTTCAGGAAGTGCTCCAGGACGTCTATGCCGTTGCGGATGCGCAGTGCGCGGTACTGATCCAAGGGGAGACCGGCACCGGTAAGGAAGTCATCGCCCGGTGTGTGCACGACTTCAGCCCGCGTCGGAATGGGCCGTTTGTTGCGTTGAACTGCGCCGCATTACCCGCTGCCTTGCTTGAAAGCGAACTATTCGGTCATGAGCGCGGCGCATTTACTGGTGCCGTCACGCAGACCGTGGGCCGCTTCCTGTCGGCGAACGGTGGCACTCTTTTTCTGGACGAGTTGGGCGACATGCCTCTGGAACTGCAGCCGAAGCTGTTACGCGTGCTGCAGGAGCAGACGTTCGAACGCCTGGGCAGTACAAGATCTATCCATGCGGATGTGCGCATCGTTGCGGCAACGAACCAAGACTTGGCGCAGATGGTCGAGGACGGACGCTTCCGCGCCGATCTCTTCTACAGGCTGAGCGTATTTCCGATCCAACTGCCCGCGCTGCGCGATCGCGCGGAGGACATTGAAGCACTTTGCAATCACTTCCTGAAGCGTGTCGTAGCCAAGGCCGGAAAGCAGCATCTGGTCATTCCCAAGGAGTTGTTGGACGCCTTGGAGCGTTATCACTGGCCCGGCAACATTCGCGAACTGCAGAACTTTATTGAGCGCGCTGTGATCGTTAGTAGCGGTTCTGTCTTGACTCCCCGTGCGGCTGAGATGCGGAAGCTTGTGGAAACCAGCGGCGCTGGCACCAGGCATACGCTGCTTGGCGTGGAGCGCGATCACATTCTGCAGATTCTGGACAAGACTTCCTGGATTATCGGAGGCCCGCGCGGCGCAGCGGCACGGCTGGGTCTGCCACGAACGACGCTGATCTCAAAGATGCAGCGGCTGGGGATTGAACGCTCGGGAGATATCGACATCGGTCGCATGGCGTTGTCCGGCGGAGCGCGACTCAATTCAAGCTTCGCGTAA
- a CDS encoding UBP-type zinc finger domain-containing protein — translation MASPYSRRRPSQGTQRHNERGLSVKGIKPSALPSGTGCVECEATGAWWLHLRRCAECGHIGCCDSSPGQHATKHFHATQHPIIRSFEPEEDWFWNFVTESEVAGPPLAPPQHHPLAQPTPGPEGRVPSNWQDLLRS, via the coding sequence ATGGCTTCTCCATACTCTCGAAGGCGACCTTCCCAAGGCACACAACGGCATAACGAAAGAGGACTCTCAGTGAAAGGCATCAAGCCATCCGCACTCCCAAGTGGAACTGGTTGCGTCGAATGCGAAGCCACCGGGGCATGGTGGCTCCATCTTCGTCGGTGCGCCGAGTGTGGACATATCGGCTGTTGCGACAGCTCTCCGGGTCAGCACGCCACAAAGCACTTTCACGCCACACAGCATCCGATCATTCGGAGCTTTGAACCAGAGGAAGACTGGTTCTGGAACTTCGTAACAGAGTCTGAAGTGGCCGGTCCTCCACTCGCTCCGCCTCAGCACCATCCGCTGGCCCAACCCACACCAGGGCCGGAAGGACGCGTGCCGAGCAATTGGCAGGACCTGCTGCGTTCCTGA